In the Puntigrus tetrazona isolate hp1 chromosome 9, ASM1883169v1, whole genome shotgun sequence genome, one interval contains:
- the crygs3 gene encoding crystallin, gamma S3: MKLASNMDRKGKIFFYEDKNFQGRCFECSMDCPELSSHFSRCNSIRVESGAWVLYERPNFMGCQYILTRGEYPDYQHWMGFNESVRSCRMVRNHTGKFHIRLYERPDFQGQIMECGEDWPSLYDRFRHREIQSCNVLDGAWVFYEHPNFRGRQYLLERGEYRHFTDWSAMHPTVGSIRRVQEF, from the exons ATGAAATTAGCCTCAAACATGGACAGAAAGGGAAAA attttcttttatgaGGACAAAAACTTTCAGGGACGTTGTTTTGAGTGCAGCATGGACTGCCCAGAGCTGTCGTCCCACTTCAGCCGCTGTAACTCCATCCGAGTTGAAAGTGGGGCCTGGGTTTTGTATGAACGTCCAAACTTCATGGGCTGCCAGTACATCCTAACCAGGGGAGAGTATCCTGACTACCAGCACTGGATGGGTTTCAATGAATCTGTAAGGTCCTGCCGCATGGTGCGAAAT CATACTGGCAAATTCCATATCCGTCTGTATGAGCGGCCTGACTTCCAGGGTCAGATTATGGAGTGCGGTGAGGACTGGCCCTCTCTCTATGACCGCTTCCGTCACCGTGAGATACAGTCCTGTAATGTTCTGGATGGGGCCTGGGTCTTCTATGAGCATCCTAACTTCAGGGGACGTCAGTATTTGTTGGAGAGAGGCGAGTACCGCCACTTCACTGACTGGAGTGCCATGCATCCTACTGTCGGCTCCATCCGCCGTGTTCAGGAGTTTTAG
- the crygs4 gene encoding crystallin, gamma S4, producing the protein MTTESIVFYEDRNFQGRSYECKGDASDLHSFFIRCNSAKVKGGFWVLYERPNYMGYQYILVPGEYPDYHHWIGFNDCIRSCRLLRHVTGRVKLKLFERPNFDGQTWEVTESTPSIQEHFLCREIHSCKVQEGPCVFYEHANYRGRQYLLEKGEYRRHTEWGAMHATVGSIRQITTDC; encoded by the exons ATGACGACTGAGAGC ATTGTGTTCTATGAAGACAGGAACTTCCAGGGAAGATCCTATGAATGTAAGGGAGACGCAAGTGAccttcattctttttttatccGATGTAATTCTGCTAAGGTGAAGGGGGGTTTTTGGGTCCTGTATGAGCGGCCAAACTACATGGGCTATCAGTATATCCTGGTCCCAGGGGAGTATCCAGATTATCACCACTGGATTGGCTTCAATGATTGCATCCGATCTTGTCGTCTCCTCAGGCAT GTTACTGGACGTGTCAAGCTGAAGCTCTTTGAGAGGCCCAATTTTGATGGCCAAACTTGGGAGGTTACAGAAAGCACCCCATCCATTCAGGAACATTTTCTCTGCAGAGAGATCCATTCCTGCAAGGTCCAAGAAGGTCCCTGCGTGTTCTACGAGCATGCAAACTACCGTGGCCGTCAGTACCTTCTTGAGAAGGGAGAGTACAGGCGACACACTGAATGGGGGGCCATGCATGCCACCGTGGGCTCTATTCGACAGATCACCACAGACTGTTGA
- the crygm3 gene encoding crystallin, gamma M3 isoform X2, whose translation MIKIIFYEDRNFQGRSYECSSDCSDMSTYLSRCHSCRVESGCFVVYDRPNYMGNQFFMRRGEYADCMRMGMSDGIRSCRMVPQYRGPYRMRVYERENFGGQMYELTDDCDSFIERYRMSDCQSCHVMEGHWLMYEQPHYRGRMIYFRPGEYRSFRDMGYSNVRFSSVRRIMDLC comes from the exons ATGATAAAA ATAATCTTCTACGAGGACAGGAACTTCCAGGGTCGCTCCTATGAGTGCAGCAGTGACTGCTCTGATATGTCTACCTACCTCAGCCGCTGTCATTCATGCAGAGTGGAGAGCGGCTGCTTTGTGGTCTATGACCGTCCTAACTACATGGGAAACCAGTTCTTTATGAGGAGGGGCGAGTACGCGGATTGCATGCGCATGGGAATGAGTGATGGCATCAGGTCCTGTCGCATGGTTCCTCAG TACAGGGGACCCTACAGGATGAGGGTTTACGAGAGAGAGAACTTCGGAGGTCAGATGTACGAGCTGACAGATGACTGCGACTCCTTCATAGAACGCTATCGCATGTCCGACTGCCAGTCCTGTCATGTGATGGAAGGCCACTGGCTCATGTATGAGCAGCCCCACTACAGAGGCAGGATGATATACTTCAGACCTGGAGAGTACAGGAGCTTCAGAGATATGGGATACAGCAACGTGAGATTCAGCTCTGTTAGAAGAATCATGGACCTGTGTTAA
- the crygm3 gene encoding crystallin, gamma M3 isoform X1 has protein sequence MGKIIFYEDRNFQGRSYECSSDCSDMSTYLSRCHSCRVESGCFVVYDRPNYMGNQFFMRRGEYADCMRMGMSDGIRSCRMVPQYRGPYRMRVYERENFGGQMYELTDDCDSFIERYRMSDCQSCHVMEGHWLMYEQPHYRGRMIYFRPGEYRSFRDMGYSNVRFSSVRRIMDLC, from the exons ATGGGCAAG ATAATCTTCTACGAGGACAGGAACTTCCAGGGTCGCTCCTATGAGTGCAGCAGTGACTGCTCTGATATGTCTACCTACCTCAGCCGCTGTCATTCATGCAGAGTGGAGAGCGGCTGCTTTGTGGTCTATGACCGTCCTAACTACATGGGAAACCAGTTCTTTATGAGGAGGGGCGAGTACGCGGATTGCATGCGCATGGGAATGAGTGATGGCATCAGGTCCTGTCGCATGGTTCCTCAG TACAGGGGACCCTACAGGATGAGGGTTTACGAGAGAGAGAACTTCGGAGGTCAGATGTACGAGCTGACAGATGACTGCGACTCCTTCATAGAACGCTATCGCATGTCCGACTGCCAGTCCTGTCATGTGATGGAAGGCCACTGGCTCATGTATGAGCAGCCCCACTACAGAGGCAGGATGATATACTTCAGACCTGGAGAGTACAGGAGCTTCAGAGATATGGGATACAGCAACGTGAGATTCAGCTCTGTTAGAAGAATCATGGACCTGTGTTAA
- the crygm3 gene encoding crystallin, gamma M3 isoform X3, translating into MSTYLSRCHSCRVESGCFVVYDRPNYMGNQFFMRRGEYADCMRMGMSDGIRSCRMVPQYRGPYRMRVYERENFGGQMYELTDDCDSFIERYRMSDCQSCHVMEGHWLMYEQPHYRGRMIYFRPGEYRSFRDMGYSNVRFSSVRRIMDLC; encoded by the exons ATGTCTACCTACCTCAGCCGCTGTCATTCATGCAGAGTGGAGAGCGGCTGCTTTGTGGTCTATGACCGTCCTAACTACATGGGAAACCAGTTCTTTATGAGGAGGGGCGAGTACGCGGATTGCATGCGCATGGGAATGAGTGATGGCATCAGGTCCTGTCGCATGGTTCCTCAG TACAGGGGACCCTACAGGATGAGGGTTTACGAGAGAGAGAACTTCGGAGGTCAGATGTACGAGCTGACAGATGACTGCGACTCCTTCATAGAACGCTATCGCATGTCCGACTGCCAGTCCTGTCATGTGATGGAAGGCCACTGGCTCATGTATGAGCAGCCCCACTACAGAGGCAGGATGATATACTTCAGACCTGGAGAGTACAGGAGCTTCAGAGATATGGGATACAGCAACGTGAGATTCAGCTCTGTTAGAAGAATCATGGACCTGTGTTAA